A single window of Cytophagia bacterium CHB2 DNA harbors:
- a CDS encoding DegT/DnrJ/EryC1/StrS family aminotransferase, with amino-acid sequence MQLPSDANNTGRNFGQEELDQLKRVIASGTLNCTKGTAVKEFEEKFAEKYGVKFCRTTTSGTASIHTAIAAINPEPGDEIITSPITDMGAITPIIYQTAVPIFADVDPLTYNVTAETIAPKITKRTKAIVVTHLFGNPCDMDPIMELARRHNIPVIEDACQSYFAEYKGNLLGTIGDIGCFSLQQGKHMTTGEGGIIVVNNEKFTRRAWLFVDKAWGYGDPKPDHYFLALNYRMTELQGAVALAQLEKVDDVVAKRRQTAHMLTEMILDVPGVQPPKITSQSKHVYWKYPLRIDEKIIQGGVDQFAAVLKEKGIFSAPRYIQKPAFMCQILQERNTFGNSRFPFEGECRKNDPPVVYNSDEYPGTLEALAHVVVLPWNEFYTVAHVNFIAASIIEAAKKLRR; translated from the coding sequence ATGCAACTTCCAAGTGATGCCAACAACACCGGCAGGAATTTCGGACAAGAAGAGCTGGATCAACTCAAACGTGTGATCGCCTCCGGCACGCTCAATTGCACCAAAGGCACGGCGGTAAAAGAATTTGAAGAAAAATTCGCGGAGAAGTATGGCGTGAAATTTTGCCGCACCACCACCTCCGGCACGGCGAGTATTCACACGGCGATTGCGGCGATCAACCCGGAGCCGGGCGATGAAATCATCACCTCGCCGATCACGGACATGGGCGCGATCACGCCGATCATCTATCAAACCGCAGTTCCCATTTTTGCTGATGTCGATCCGCTGACCTACAACGTCACCGCGGAAACCATCGCGCCGAAAATCACCAAGCGCACCAAGGCCATCGTCGTCACGCATCTTTTTGGCAATCCTTGTGACATGGATCCCATCATGGAGCTGGCGCGCCGCCACAATATTCCCGTGATCGAAGATGCTTGCCAGAGCTATTTCGCCGAATACAAAGGAAATTTGCTTGGCACGATTGGCGACATTGGCTGCTTCAGTTTGCAGCAGGGCAAACACATGACGACGGGCGAAGGCGGCATCATCGTCGTCAACAATGAAAAGTTTACGCGCCGCGCCTGGTTGTTTGTCGATAAGGCGTGGGGATACGGCGATCCGAAACCGGATCATTATTTTCTTGCGCTCAATTATCGCATGACCGAGCTGCAAGGCGCCGTGGCGCTGGCGCAATTGGAAAAGGTTGATGATGTCGTTGCTAAACGCCGTCAAACGGCCCACATGCTGACCGAAATGATTTTGGATGTTCCCGGCGTGCAGCCGCCCAAGATCACGTCGCAGAGCAAACACGTGTACTGGAAGTATCCCCTGCGCATCGACGAGAAAATCATCCAAGGCGGGGTCGATCAATTTGCCGCGGTGCTCAAGGAAAAAGGGATTTTCTCGGCGCCCCGCTACATTCAGAAACCCGCATTCATGTGCCAAATTCTGCAAGAACGCAACACCTTCGGCAACAGCCGCTTCCCGTTCGAGGGGGAATGCCGCAAAAACGATCCGCCGGTAGTCTACAATTCCGACGAATACCCTGGCACTCTTGAGGCGCTGGCGCACGTCGTGGTCCTGCCGTGGAATGAATTCTATACCGTGGCGCATGTGAATTTCATCGCAGCCAGTATCATTGAGGCAGCGAAAAAACTGAGGAGATAA